The Lepus europaeus isolate LE1 chromosome 21, mLepTim1.pri, whole genome shotgun sequence genome has a window encoding:
- the TMEM114 gene encoding transmembrane protein 114 isoform X2, which produces MRVHLGALAAAAALSGALSFVLLAAAIGTDFWYIIDTERLERSGAGAQDAPGAANRSRPEPLSSHSGLWRTCRVQSPCTPLMNPFWQDNVTVSDSSRQLLTAVTLAGISVYIAYSAAAFREALCLLEERALLQQVDIRFGWSLALGWVSFVAQLLTGAAFLAAARMLSLRQRQDQAV; this is translated from the exons ATGAGGGTGCACCTGGGCGCGCTGGCCGCCGCGGCGGCGCTGAGCGGGGCGCTCAGCTTTGTGCTGCTGGCCGCCGCCATCGGCACCGACTTCTGGTACATCATCGACACGGAGCGGCTGGAGCGCAGCGGGGCGGGCGCGCAGGACGCTCCGGGCGCTGCCAACCGCAGCCGGCCCGAGCCTCTGAGCTCGCACTCCGGACTCTGGCGGACCTGCCGGG TCCAGAGCCCGTGCACGCCGCTGATGAACCCCTTCTGGCAGGACAACGTGACCGTCAGCGACTCGAGCCGACAGCTTCTCA CCGCTGTGACGCTCGCCGGCATCAGCGTGTACATCGCCTACTCGGCGGCCGCCTTCCGGGAGGCGCTGTGTCTCCTGGAGGAGAGAGCGCTGCTGCAGCAGGTGGACATCCGCTTCGGCTggtccctggccctgggctgggtcagCTTCGTCGCCCAGCTGCTCACCGGGGCCGCCTTCCTGGCTGCGGCCCGCATGctcagcctgaggcagaggcaggaccagGCCGTGTGA
- the TMEM114 gene encoding transmembrane protein 114 isoform X1 has protein sequence MRVHLGALAAAAALSGALSFVLLAAAIGTDFWYIIDTERLERSGAGAQDAPGAANRSRPEPLSSHSGLWRTCRVQSPCTPLMNPFWQDNVTVSDSSRQLLTMHGTFVILLPLSLILMVFGGMTGSLGFLLRASLLLLLTGTLFLFGAAVTLAGISVYIAYSAAAFREALCLLEERALLQQVDIRFGWSLALGWVSFVAQLLTGAAFLAAARMLSLRQRQDQAV, from the exons ATGAGGGTGCACCTGGGCGCGCTGGCCGCCGCGGCGGCGCTGAGCGGGGCGCTCAGCTTTGTGCTGCTGGCCGCCGCCATCGGCACCGACTTCTGGTACATCATCGACACGGAGCGGCTGGAGCGCAGCGGGGCGGGCGCGCAGGACGCTCCGGGCGCTGCCAACCGCAGCCGGCCCGAGCCTCTGAGCTCGCACTCCGGACTCTGGCGGACCTGCCGGG TCCAGAGCCCGTGCACGCCGCTGATGAACCCCTTCTGGCAGGACAACGTGACCGTCAGCGACTCGAGCCGACAGCTTCTCA CCATGCATGGGACCTTTGTGATCCTGCTACCACTCAGCCTCATCCTGATGGTCTTCGGGGGCATGACGGGCTCCCTGGGCTTCCTCCTCCGAGCtagcctcctgctcctgctcaccGGGACTCTCTTCCTCTTTGGAG CCGCTGTGACGCTCGCCGGCATCAGCGTGTACATCGCCTACTCGGCGGCCGCCTTCCGGGAGGCGCTGTGTCTCCTGGAGGAGAGAGCGCTGCTGCAGCAGGTGGACATCCGCTTCGGCTggtccctggccctgggctgggtcagCTTCGTCGCCCAGCTGCTCACCGGGGCCGCCTTCCTGGCTGCGGCCCGCATGctcagcctgaggcagaggcaggaccagGCCGTGTGA